The segment TTATTTAGAAGATGTACTATCACTTGCGTTACATAGTCCTGCGCAAATATTGTCAACCGTTGCTTATTTATCAGCCATCATGGGGATCGCTGCGTCGTTAATGCTTATTTTTATTGCTTTAATTGATTATTTATATGAGAAATTTGAATATGAAAAGCAACTCAAAATGTCTAAGCAAGATTTAAAGGACGAATATAAAAACTCAGAAGGTGACCCGCTGATTAAATCAAAAATAAAGCAACGTCAAAGAGAGATGGCTATGCGCCGAATGATGCAAGAAGTGCCAACAGCCGATGTCGTTATCACGAACCCGACTCACTTTGCAATTGCCTTAAAATATGATGAAGATCAAATGGAGGCGCCAAAAGTTGTCGCCAAAGGAACAGATTTTGTTGCTCAAAAAATTAAGTTAATTGCAAAAGAACATGATGTAGTAATGGTTGAAAATAGACCACTTGCACGTGCGATGTACGATCAAGTAGAAGTTGGTCAAAATGTACCGGAAGAATTTTTCAAAGCCATAGCTGAAATTCTTGCCTATGTCTATCGAATTAAACGTAAAATTTAACAAATGAAAGCAGGGGGACAACAATGCAAATACGCGATCTAGGGGTTTTAGCTGCAGTTATTTTAATTGTAGCCATGCTCATTATCCCTCTTCCAACTTGGTTACTGAGTTTTTTAATTATCATTAATATTACACTTGCATTATTAGTGCTTTTAACATCGATGAATATGAAAGAAGCATTAGACTTCTCGATTTTCCCAACAATCATTTTATTACTGACACTTTTCCGACTCGCTTTATCAGTGTCAACGACGCGTGCAATTTTAGCAAAAGGTGATGCGGGGGATGTAGTAGAGACGTTTGGTAATTTCGTAACAGGTGGGAATGTTTTAGTCGGTTTAGTAATATTCCTATTGCTTGTTATTATTCAGTTTATCGTTATTACAAAGGGTTCTGAACGTGTTGCTGAAGTAGCTGCACGTTTTACATTAGATGCGATGCCTGGTAAGCAAATGAGTATTGATGCGGATTTAAACGCAGGTGTCATTTCGGAAAAAGAAGCACGCGAGCGCCGGGAAAAAGTGTCTGGAGAAGCAGACTTTTACGGAGCGATGGACGGTGCGACGAAGTTTGTAAAAGGGGATGCCATTGCATCGATTATTATGGTTGCAATCAACCTATTATTCGGTATGATTATTGGTATGGTACAAATGGATTTAGCATTTGGTGAGGCAGCAACAAGATACTCGATTTTAACAGTCGGTGATGGATTAGTATCACAAATTCCAGCACTTTTAATTTCGACAGCAACGGGTATCGTCGTAACGCGTGCGGCATCAAACGGAAATCTAGGCTCCGATATTACAAATCAATTATTTGCACAATCAAAGTTACTATATGTTGCGGGTGGAACGATTCTGTTACTCGGTTTCTTCACACCGATTCCACTATGGATTACGATTCCAATTGGAGCTGCATTAATATTAGGTGCGTATTTAATGGATCATAAGAAGGATGAGACGCCTGAAGAAATTATGGAAATTGAAGAAGAAGTGGCATCCGATACGATGAAAAGTCCAGAAAACGTTATTAATTTATTAACTGTTGACCCAATCGAATTTGAATTTGGATACGGACTGATTCCATTAGTGGATGCAGCTCAAGGTGGGGATTTACTTGACCGAGTTGTCATGATACGACGTCAACTTGCTTTAGAGCTAGGAATTGTTATCCCTATTGTTCGTATTCGCGATAATATTCAGTTACAGCCAAATGAATACCGCATAAAAATTAAAGGTAATGAAATGGCACGTGGTGAATTATTGCTTGATCATTACTTAGCAATGAGTCCAGGAGACGACGATTCAATCGAAGGAATTGACACAATTGAACCATCATTCGGTTTACCTGCTAAATGGATTACAGAACAGGTAAAAGAAGATGCGGAGATGTATGGGTACACAGTAGTAGACCCACCAAGCGTTGTTTCTACACACTTAACTGAAATTATTCGAGCAAATGCACACGAATTGTTAGGTCGCCAAGAAACGAAACAGCTTATCGATCATTTACGAGAAACACATGCTATTTTAATAGACGAACTGATTCCAAATCCTTTATCGATTGGAGAAGTTCAAAAAGTATTGGGCAGGTTACTTCGTGAAAATGTTTCTGTTCGAAATTTACCGATTATATTTGAAACGCTTGCAGATTACGCAAAGCTGACAAGTGATACAGATATTTTAACAGAGTACGTAAGACAAGCATTAGCGAGACAAATTACTGCACAGTATGTCGGTGGACAACCTGCATTGAAGGTTATTACCGTATCTGGGAAAGTAGAAAAATTAATTGCAGATAGCATCCAGCAAACGGATCATGGCAATTACTTAGCGATGGACCCTCAAGATTCACAGTTTGTATTAGAGGGTATTGCAAAAGAAGTGGAGCGTATCTCTTATATGGAGCAGTCTCCGATTATTTTATGCTCACCAGGTGTCCGAATGTATTTAAGACAATTAACAGAGCGCTATTTCCCACAAGTGCCAATATTGTCTTATAATGAATTAGATGCCGCAGTGGAAATTCAAAGTGTAGGGGTGGTGAATGTTGAATGAAAATGAAAAAATATAATGCGCCTTCTATTGCTGAAGCGATGAAGCTCATTCGTGCTGATTTAGGGGAAGATGCGGTTATTTTAAATTCGAAAGTTGTTGTAACGAAGAAATTTTTAGGATTGGTGAAGCATAAAAGCTTTGAAGTTGTTGCAGGAGTCGATCAAATTGAAAAGAAACCAATTTTGCCATCATTCCAAAACATTCAACCATTTTCTAGTTCCTCTATACAAGAACAAGTAAGTGTTCCGAGTACACCTATTATACCTCTTGTGGAGTCAATAAAGGCTCCACAAGAGGAAAAATCAACACTTCCTGAAGACTTAAAGAAGGAAATTGCTGATTTAAAATTAATGATGCAATCTATGCAACGCATGTCGACAAAATCTCAATATCCGGATGAACTCTTACCATTTGTCGATTTTTTAAAAGAGCAGGAACTTGGCGAAGAGCTTATCACAGCAATTAGTGATGAGCTTTTTGTCCATTCTAAAACGAGCGATTCTAAATTACAAAATTTAGAAATGCAAAAGATGACGCAACAATTTTTAAAGCAACGAATGGAAGCCTTACCGATAGGCGGATTGTCGTATGAGAAAAAATACATTAATGTTTTAGGCCCAACAGGCGTGGGGAAAACAACGACAATTGCTAAAATGGCAGCCCGTGCTGTTTTGGAAAAGAAAAAGAAAATAGGTTTTATTACAACGGATACGTATCGAATCGCTGCAATTGAACAGTTAAAAACATATGCTGGGTTATTACAAGCCCCAGTAGAAATTGTTTACAATGCGAATGATTATAACGAAGCGATAAAAAAATTGGATCACCTCGATTTAATATTTATTGATACAGCCGGTCGAAACTATAAAGAAGTTAAATATGTAGCCGATTTAAAAGTATTGATCAATTTTGATGAAGATGTAGAATCTTTTTTAGTACTAGCCTTAACATCTAAGCAAAAAGACTTAGAAGCCGTTATTGATCAATTCGATAATTTACCGATTGAAAAATTTATATTTACAAAGCTTGATGAAACAAATTCTATTGGCACTATGTTTAATTTAATGATTAAATATAAGAAGGGACTTGCTTACTATACGAATGGTCAAGAAGTACCAGAGGACATAGAGCGAGCGAATTTAGATAGTTTATTGGAAC is part of the Solibacillus sp. FSL K6-1523 genome and harbors:
- the flhB gene encoding flagellar biosynthesis protein FlhB — translated: MKLHVSLDLQFFAGEKTEKATPKKRQDARKKGQVLKSQDVTAAVLLLVMFAFLIFYAPFMYNGMKGVLLQALERNMLLETMSAETVMKMYVELLKEMAIMTLPIMVVAMIAGIGANYFQFGLLFTTETLKFDLKKMDPIKGIKKIISVRSIVNLVKSLLKVTFIGTVTTFVIVIYLEDVLSLALHSPAQILSTVAYLSAIMGIAASLMLIFIALIDYLYEKFEYEKQLKMSKQDLKDEYKNSEGDPLIKSKIKQRQREMAMRRMMQEVPTADVVITNPTHFAIALKYDEDQMEAPKVVAKGTDFVAQKIKLIAKEHDVVMVENRPLARAMYDQVEVGQNVPEEFFKAIAEILAYVYRIKRKI
- the flhA gene encoding flagellar biosynthesis protein FlhA; this translates as MQIRDLGVLAAVILIVAMLIIPLPTWLLSFLIIINITLALLVLLTSMNMKEALDFSIFPTIILLLTLFRLALSVSTTRAILAKGDAGDVVETFGNFVTGGNVLVGLVIFLLLVIIQFIVITKGSERVAEVAARFTLDAMPGKQMSIDADLNAGVISEKEARERREKVSGEADFYGAMDGATKFVKGDAIASIIMVAINLLFGMIIGMVQMDLAFGEAATRYSILTVGDGLVSQIPALLISTATGIVVTRAASNGNLGSDITNQLFAQSKLLYVAGGTILLLGFFTPIPLWITIPIGAALILGAYLMDHKKDETPEEIMEIEEEVASDTMKSPENVINLLTVDPIEFEFGYGLIPLVDAAQGGDLLDRVVMIRRQLALELGIVIPIVRIRDNIQLQPNEYRIKIKGNEMARGELLLDHYLAMSPGDDDSIEGIDTIEPSFGLPAKWITEQVKEDAEMYGYTVVDPPSVVSTHLTEIIRANAHELLGRQETKQLIDHLRETHAILIDELIPNPLSIGEVQKVLGRLLRENVSVRNLPIIFETLADYAKLTSDTDILTEYVRQALARQITAQYVGGQPALKVITVSGKVEKLIADSIQQTDHGNYLAMDPQDSQFVLEGIAKEVERISYMEQSPIILCSPGVRMYLRQLTERYFPQVPILSYNELDAAVEIQSVGVVNVE
- the flhF gene encoding flagellar biosynthesis protein FlhF, translating into MKMKKYNAPSIAEAMKLIRADLGEDAVILNSKVVVTKKFLGLVKHKSFEVVAGVDQIEKKPILPSFQNIQPFSSSSIQEQVSVPSTPIIPLVESIKAPQEEKSTLPEDLKKEIADLKLMMQSMQRMSTKSQYPDELLPFVDFLKEQELGEELITAISDELFVHSKTSDSKLQNLEMQKMTQQFLKQRMEALPIGGLSYEKKYINVLGPTGVGKTTTIAKMAARAVLEKKKKIGFITTDTYRIAAIEQLKTYAGLLQAPVEIVYNANDYNEAIKKLDHLDLIFIDTAGRNYKEVKYVADLKVLINFDEDVESFLVLALTSKQKDLEAVIDQFDNLPIEKFIFTKLDETNSIGTMFNLMIKYKKGLAYYTNGQEVPEDIERANLDSLLELFFQGRM